From Drosophila yakuba strain Tai18E2 chromosome 2L, Prin_Dyak_Tai18E2_2.1, whole genome shotgun sequence, one genomic window encodes:
- the LOC6528770 gene encoding odorant receptor 45b gives MYPRFLGRNYPLAKHLFFVTRYSFGLLGLRFGKEQSWLQLSWLVFNFVNLAHCCQAEFVFGWIHLRTSPVDAMDAFCPLACSFTTLFKLGWMWWRRQEVADLMDRIRLLIGEQEKKEDSRRKGAQRSYYLMVTRCGMLVFTLGSITTGAFVLRSLWEMWVRRHQEFKFDMPFRMLFHNFAHRMPWFPVFYLYSTWSGQVTVYAFVGTDGFFFGFTLYMAFLLRALRYDIQDALQPISDPSVRESNVCCRRLEDIVDRHNEMEKIVEEFSGIMAAPTFVHFVSASLVIATSVIDILLYSGYNIIRYVVYTFTVSSAIFLYCYGGSEMSTESLSLGEAAYSSAWYTWDRETRRRVYLIILRAQRPMTVRVPFFAPSLPVFTSVIKFTGSIVALAKTIL, from the exons ATGTATCCGCGATTTCTAGGCCGTAACTATCCACTGGCAAAGCATTTGTTCTTTGTTACAAGATACTCTTTTGGCCTGCTGGGCCTAAGATTTGGCAAGGAGCAATCGTGGCTTCAGCTCTCATGGTTGGTGTTCAATTTCGTGAACCTGGCGCACTGCTGCCAGGCGGAGTTCGTCTTTGGCTGGATTCACTTGCGCACCAGTCCCGTGGACGCCATGGATGCCTTCTGTCCGCTGGCCTGCAGTTTCACCACGCTCTTCAAGCTCGGATGGATGTGGTGGCGTCGCCAGGAAGTAGCTGATCTGATGGACCGCATCCGCTTGCTCATCGGGGAGCAGGAAAAGAAGGAGGATTCCCGGAGAAAAGGGGCTCAACGGAGTTACTATCTTATGGTCACCAGGTGTGGGATGCTGGTCTTCACCCTGGGCAGCATTACCACTGGAGCCTTCGTCCTGCGATCGCTTTGGGAAATGTGGGTGCGGCGGCATCAGGAGTTCAAATTCGATATGCCCTTTCGCATGCT GTTCCACAACTTTGCGCATCGCATGCCCTGGTTTCCAGTTTTCTACCTCTACTCCACTTGGAGTGGTCAGGTCACTGTATACGCCTTTGTCGGAACAGAtggttttttctttggctttacCCTCTACATGGCCTTCTTGCTTCGGGCCTTAAGATACGATATTCAGGATGCCCTCCAGCCTATAAGCG ATCCCTCGGTGAGGGAATCCAATGTCTGCTGTCGGCGATTGGAGGACATCGTGGATCGCCATAATGAAATGGAGAAGATTGTCGAGGAATTTTCCGGAATCATGGCTGCTCCCACTTTCGTCCACTTTGTATCAGCCAGCCTAGTGATAGCCACCAGCGTCATAGATATACTATTG TATTCCGGCTATAACATCATCCGCTACGTGGTGTACACCTTCACGGTTTCCTCGGCGATATTTCTCTATTGCTATGGAGGCTCAGAAATGTCAACTGAG AGCCTTTCCTTGGGAGAAGCTGCCTACAGTAGTGCCTGGTATACTTGGGATCGGGAAACCCGCAGGAGGGTCTACCTCATTATCCTGCGAGCTCAACGACCCATGACAGTAAGGGTGCCTTTCTTTGCACCTTCGTTACCAGTCTTCACATCG GTCATCAAGTTTACAGGTTCCATTGTGGCTTTGGCTAAGACTATATTGTGA